CGTGAGGACATGCAGATACCTCTCTGTGTGTCCTGCCAAGATTTTATTTGGATGTGCCAAACTACTCTCTTGGTAtttgcaggaggagctggactGTATTTATATTACATTGTTATTTCAGGGAGAGTTGCTCTCCCTTgccttatttttcccttcttttttttttccttattttcattCCGTGGAATTTAGAGACTCTCCatggcagggacaaggctgatGAACATccttccagctgccctgggaagggtTCTGGGTACAGGAGTGGTTTTGCTGGTGAGGCTCCTGTGCTATATTATCACAGGGGAGAactgggagctgtgggcaggaggAGTTGGGATAGCTGTGGGCATCTCACATCCATGACTTGCTTGCCACAGGGatgctcctggggctgcctcTGCTCTTTAGGACTTGCTTGGCCAAGTAATTGCTTGGAAgtttgaaattcagaaaaacGGGTGCTGCGAGAGACTGGGGCTGGGGATTCTCCAGAGTGCTGGTTGCCATCACCCTGGGAAGGAAGGCTTTGGATCTGCCCTGGGGATGATGCCAAGAGGCGATGGGACACATCTGCCACCTCCACGCCTTGCTGCTCTGaagctttgcttttcctgcGGGGTTTCCTGGGTTTGTTTCTCCTCCCTGGAAACCCGGAGGGTTGTCCCATGATCTCCCTGCTGACTGTGCAGCACAGGGGAATGTTTAGCAAAGAGCTGGGAATGGAATGTGGAGCTGAGTACTGGGATGGGATCCTGGGGCAGAAGGAACAGCAGTGGTGCCTCACCCTGCAGCATCCCATGACATCTTCCTCTGTGGGTAGAAGGACTTGAGCTgaggcagctgggacaggtgttGTGTTCATACTaggagccaggagcagggcatgGTCCCAAGGTGGGGTGCTGGGGTCTGTGCTGACCTTTTTGGAAGCACATCAGAGCATCAGGTTGGAGCTGGTAGGTCATTTCAGGGTGTCTCTTTGGAATGTGTGTTTGCTCAGCCCCCCAGTTTAACATGCCAGTTTTGTGTCAGTAATCTTGAGGcagagagggagcagctggaggtgggATTAGCATCTCTGTAGGCCAGCACTCGATCTCCAGGAGCTCTCTGGAAGATTTCCTGATGTGATAGCCTAGCTGTGTAGATGATGCTGGGAAGATTTTGGCAGGAGAAACAGCAGCACCATCCTACTCCTGACCAGAAATGGAATCTGGAATCTCTTATTTGAATCCACGCTGTGATCTCCAGGCTGAAGCAGAGTGTGGTGGTGCCCCAAGCAGTGTGAGGGTGTTCCTGAGCCTGCTCTGGATGTCCAAGTCTGTTTTCCTGCCTGGAGGAAGTCTTGTGGCTCCTCAGTGAAGCTCTGTGGGCTCATGCTTGGCTCTGAGCAGTGTTGAGCCATGGGGATGTGTGGGGTAGGTCGTGCTGACTCAGGATCCAGGGTGCCAGGAGTTATTGTGATTGTTCTCCATCCTCCTGAGGGATGGGGTGATGGAGAGGGAGAATTTCTACCCAAGAAGTAAAACCAAGGAATTTTGATGTTTTAGCCCCTTTCTGGCGtgcttgaagaaaaaaaaccaaaaaacaacaaaacacctgCAACACAGAGGCAGACCACGGCCTTTGGTTAAACATGTCCCTGGTGCAGCTGGCTCCAGGGTTCAGGATGCATGGGATGCTGCAGTGATTTGGAGCTCCTGTGCCACCACCTGGCCCCCTGCAGAGGCACTGTCCTGGCATGGGATGGGTGACCACACACCCAGATAATTTTTCTGTTCCCCAAAACCCTAAAACAAAGTTTTCCTTAGTGCAAAGCCCTGAGTAGTTACAGGTCCTATTTGTCCCCTGACCTCTGTTCTGGAGAGGATCACTGGGAGAGGCTCTTTCCCTGGAGAGCCCAGGTGGCTTTGGAGGCCGTGTGGATTAGCCCAGCAGCCACCAAGGGCTGTGTGCCTGCTGTATGTGGCTTTAAGTCAACAGCAGCCAGGCAGTGTTGCTACCCAGTGGTTTTTGGAGGGTGCAGGCTGACAGGGAGCAAACAGGAGCCCCAGCACTGCAAGATGctaattagaaagaaaaaacacttcaAGAATTACAGTTACCACTAGCAGAGGTGATGCATGATATGGTGTGAGTCGTATGCTTTAATGAGATGGAggtaattaattaatccattcaTTACCAActgcagggaagggactggCAGAAGTGTTAAGTCAGCCCTCTGCGAAGCAAGTGCTGGGGTCACTGGAGGGGACAGCAGCTCTCATGGAGTGGTGACCTGCCCTTGGCCAGGGAGCATCGcagcctccagcacctcccagctcccCGTGCTGCCTCAGGACCCCCGTGCTTCGCGACCAGCCTGGAACGCTCCTTAAAGCCACGTTCCGAGACGCACGCCCTGCCTGTTGCCTCGTTCCCCGTGCCCTGTCCCGgactgggcactgctgctgtcctccGCGGCTCCCTCGGGACGTGGCCCTGCCACCGCCCCGCTAATGCCGGTGACGTCCCCGGCGTGCTCGGGGAGCCGGGCTGGCGCAGGGGCTCCGCTCGGGTTTCAGCGGCTCAATGGCATCTTTCTGAACTCCAATTAGTTCCCAGGCACCGGGATAATGGCAGGTCCCCGCTGCCAAGATTAATGGCTCGGGTCAGCTCTAGCGTGGCTCGGATTCCTGCGGGAACGTGGCTATTTTTGTAACGGGAGGTGCAGGGCACGAGGCTGGTggccccccgccgccgccttGGCCTCGGGGTCACCGCGGATTGACCCGGCCCACGTGGCACAGCACCGTGGCCATTTATAGCCctacctgcagctcctgccggGCTGTCAGGATTGAGGGGTTTTAGGGAGCTCACTGGGGTAGGAATGAAAGGGGAGAGCACAggatatgctgagttggaacAGACCCACCGGGATCATCCGGTCCAACCCCAGGCCCTGCACAGACATCCCAAcagtcccaccctgtgcatccctgagagcattgttcaaacgctcctggagctctggcagccttggggctgtgacctCGGGGGAAGATGGGTGGGAGATGGGTGGTGGTGGCCAGGTGAAGTGTGGGAGTGGATGGCTCTGCATGCAGACTCTTTCCTTGTGGGAAAAGCACTCCTTCCTGGCAGTACATCAGCCTGCTGTGGCTTGGCTGCAGTGATGGAGCTGGGCCCATCCAGCCACCTACAAGTGTTGGCTGCAAAGCCAAGCTTGTGTCCCCCATCCTGCCACCCACTCTGCTGGCTTGGACCTGGCGTGGAATCAGCCAGGATGGCGGGGGACGTGGCTGCAGGCATGTGTCTGTCCCGTGGTGTTTTCCTAAGGGCCTCCAAAGGGAAACCCTTCCCTGGAGTCAGTAGCTGCTCCCTTGCTGCCccacagcagggccaggactgGCATCCCTCCTGCTCAGCTGGAGTTATTCAACCAGTATTGCCAAAGTCATTTTCAGGATGTGGTTGTGGGGCCCCATCAATTTGTGGTGCCTTTCATCtcccccttcctccaaacctctggagccagctgccatcccagcatGGCTCTGAGGGCTgtggctctggagccaggctcgCTGGGGACAGATTTCTTGTCCTTGGGTTGAAGctcacagggcagggctgtgcgAGCAGAGAGCGCACTCTCTAAGGCTTTTCCTGGGGCCAAGCCAGGGTATTTGAGAGCTGttcctcagctggcagcaggactgGCTGTACCAGCACAGTTTGGACTGTGTAATTTTGGCCTGGGactcattcccatttcccacccctggctgtgtgtgctgcccCAGGGAACTGCTCAAGCCTGGATCTGTGAACTCATCTGGgttaaagggaaagaaaaaagggggcAAAGGCCGTTTTTATCCCTCTTGCAGAGCTCCCCAGTcttggattttggggctgaggTACTGGGAGTGTTCAGGGTGTAATGTGAtggtgggcaggccctggcacagggtgcccagagcagctgtggctgcgcctggatccctggcagtgcccaaggccaggctggacattggggcttggagcagcctgggacagtggaaggtgtccctgccatggcagggctggaatgagatgggctttaagttTCCTTCCAACACAGACGATTCTGTGATAAGCAATGTCCTGTTCCTAAAACAATTGCTCTTATCACTGAGGCCACAACCTCCCATAATTGTCTCTAGCAGCAGGACCCTTACCATTCCTGGGGTTAGTGTACAAATCCTCAATCTTCCCAAGAGCCACACAACGCTCCATCCCCCTGTACCATGCAGGAAAGCCCCACTGACATCAGATCTTCCCGATGCCCTACAAGCTCTGGCATGAATGTGCCAGCATTAAGGTCCTTTAAATGCTGCTTGAAATACCCAATAAATGGAATAAagggggttggaatgggatgatctttaaggttccttccaagccaaaccattctgtgattctgtgtcaCTTCATGTGTGACCTTGCCCACCAGTGCCCCCCCTGCATCCGCAGGGGCTGGGGACCCACAGCAGACATGGGTGGCGGCTTTGGGGAACTGTAGAGGGGTCACCAGTTCTGATGCAGGGAGGGTGCAGAGGTTTTCAGCAGGGTAGGATGAGGCTGCCCTGGCCTGTGCCATGTCCTCAGCGGGTGCTGCCTCTCTTCCAGTGAAGTACATGAAGGAGATCTCGCCCTACTTCAAGAACTCCTCGGCGGGGGCGACGGTCAGCTGGGacccctctcctgctgcccagcagaaGCGATCATCCCCACTGCTGCCCTCTCAGGAGCTCCGGGAGAGCCGGAGCGTCCCTCTGAAGATGTGCTACGTGTCCCGCAAGTGCCTCCCCGCTGACCCGGAGCACAGGTCAGCGCCTGGCGCTGGGCCGGCGATGCCACCGCGGTGCCCCGGGGAGCCGAGGGCAGGCAGGGACTCATCGGGGCCGTGTCCCTGCAGGTACCTGGAGGTGTGCTCGGCGGACGGGCGCGTTGCCCTCTTCCTGCGGGCCAAGGACGAGGCCACGGCACAGTCGTGGCTCGGCGCCATCCAGGCCAACGCGGCCGCGCTGCTGCCGCGGGTGAAGGAGGAGCTGCGGGCACAGCTGGCGGGGGCCGGCACGGTGGCCGGACGGGACATCAAGCACGTGGGCTGGCTGACCGAGCAGGTACCCCCGGTCCCCCGCCACCCCAGGCCACCGTGCTGCCGGTGACCCTGACCCAGTGCCTTTTCAGCTCCCCAGCGCCGGCACCAGGAACCTCCTGGCCGTGCTCacagagaaggagctgctgctgtatGGGAGCCTGCCACAGAGCCGGGACGCCCTGGGCAAGCCCACGCACAGTTATCCCCTCATCGCCACCAGGTAGAGGCCACCAGCTCAGTGCCCTCTGCCCCGCTCAAGCATAGGGTGGTGGCAGTCCCTGGGGGCAGTCAGGGCAGAACCTAAGGGCTGGTGTCAGACCCCCCAAAGTGGTGACAGTGACCAGGGATGGTGTCAAGGGCTGGGGGTCAGGACAAAACTCCAGGGTGGTAGCAGGGGCTGGTGATGGTGGCACGGGCGTTTGAGAGGTTGGTAGAGTCCAGGGCTGGCGTCAGAGCAGTGGGGATGGTGACGGTGGGCAAGGGGAGTGTCAGGGCCATGGGCACGGTGCTGAGTAGCGGGAATGGGGCGGGGGTTTCGGCGAGTGTCGGGCGGGTTTTGAGGGCGGGTTTTGAGGGAAGGATTCGGAGGAGGGTTCGGGCGGGGTTTCAGGGTGGAGGGCGTGGGCTCAGGCGGGACTCGGgcggggttttggggtgggggcgGTTCCAGCGCGGACTCTGCGGGGCCTCATCCGCGGGGCTgcagcgccccctggcggccgcggagcggagcggggccgtgCGGGACacggggctgtgctggggccgtGCTGGGGCCGTGCGGGACacggggctgtgctggggccgtGCTGGGGCCGTGCGGGATacggggctgtgctggggccgtGCTGGGGCCGTGCGGGATacggggctgtgctggggccgtGCTGGGGCCGTGCGGGACacggggctgtgctggggccgtGCTGGGGCCGTGCGGGATacggggctgtgctggggccgtGCTGGGGCCGTGCGGGACacggggctgtgctggggccttGCTGGGGCCGTGCGGGATacggggctgtgctggggccgtGCGGGacatggggctgtgctggggccgtGCTGGAGCCGTGCGGGAGCCGTGCGGGATacggggctgtgctggggccgtGCTGGGGCCGTTCGGAGTGCGGGGCTATGCCGGGGCAGTGCAGGGGTGCGGTGCTGGGGCGGTGCTGTGTTGGTGCTGGGGCCGTGCGGGACACGGGGCTGAGCGCTGGCCGTGCCGCAGGCTGGTGCACTCGGGGCCGGCCAAGGGCTCGGCGCTGTACGAGGCCGAGCGCTCCTTCGCGCTGCGTGCCGGCGGCCGCCTGGGCGTGCAGACCCAtctcttcagcctggagagcccCCGAGAGCTCGCCCTGTGGACGCGCCTGCTGGTGGACGGCACCCACGGCGCCGCCGAGCTGGCCCAGGAGGTCTCGGCAGGTCAGCGGGGTCCCGGGGGGGCTGGAGGGTGCGGCGGGACCCTCGGCTCACCCCTGtcccgtccccatccccagcctgcACGTGGAAGGGGCAGGACTGCACCCTGACCGTCCACATCGACAAGGGCTTCACCATCTCCACCAGCGAGCCCGGGCTCAACAGGAccatcctgctccagcagcccttTGAGAAGCTGCAGATGTCCTCGGATGATGGCACCAAGATGCTCTACCTGGACTTTGGTGGACCGGAGGGAGAGATCGTGAGTTGGCTTTTCCTTCAGCAGCCCCACCCAGGCtcccagggggagagggggagcagAGCACCCACCCCGCTCACGGCATCCATCCTGCCTGGCATGGGGGTGATACATGGCCCTTTCTGCCCACCCCAGCCGGGGTTGCACAGCCTTTCCCAGGCCCCAGTAAAGCTGTGGTGGGtatggggagctctgggcattCCCAGTTGAAAGCTGGCTGATGCAGGAACAGCCTTCCCCATTGCAAATAtacctcctttccttttttgcaGCAATTGGACCTTCACTCCTGCCCCAAGACCATCGTCTTCATCATCCACTCCTTCCTGTCGGCCAAGGTGACccggctggggctgctggcatgATGAGGGAGCCCAGCACTGGCCGGAGCAGCCCAAGCCCCTGGCCCATCTATGCACCTCCCTTCTGGCCGAACCCAGCCCCAAGCCATCCCGCAGAGACTACAGCCCCCATGGGATCACATCACTCCCACCAAGGAAAAGCACCATCCAGCCAGGAAAAGCCCCTCTTGGGCGTTTGGGGCAGCAGTGGGGTGAAATCCCTCTTGGATGGCAGCACCAGGACTTCTCCAGTGccttcttcccctccttccttAGTGGCTGGAGAAGCCTGTTGGGAGCCCACGAGTGGACACGTGGCCATCACCCCAGTGCCTTGAGAGATGATATTTTCTGTACAAAGAACCCATTTATATCcatgttttatatttatattgcCCACTTCAAAACGCTGATGCAGCAGTTCTTCCACAGCTGGGTTGGACCCCTCGGAGAGTCCCCAGTCCTGCAGCACAAGGCTCTGTGTCTGTTTTCCAGACAGGCAACCCAAGGGCTGGAGGCTCAACCAGCTCTAAAATGCTTAAGGGACAGGAACTGCAAGATCAGCTGTATTTGCCAAATTTTTCCATATGGTATGGAATGATAGGAACCACTTTTCTCTATTGGAGTTGGAcggtttgtttgcttttgtgcaCTCTGGGGTCACTTTATTTCttggtttgggtgggagggtTATCAGGTGGCTGCTGCGGAATGACTTCTTTTATGAACCAAAAGATTCTGCATGAAAATGCCTATTTTGGAGGGGTTAAATAAACTTTGCAGATCACAACCAGCAAGAGCCAAGGTCTGTCTCCTGGTTTCACTTGGAGAAGTTGAAAGTCAGTTTGTGGGTGGTGCCCGGGCTGAGCCTTGGGGTTTTccagcaggggaaggaagggatttTCCTGGAGACTGCTGTGAGCTGGTGGTGCCAGAGACACTGCAAGGGGTTCAGGTGGGGACACAAAGTCTTTAAGGTGCCCAGTACTGTGTTGGGAGTGGAAAAGAGGGAcatgcagcagcaccagctttGGTGAGATCAGATGGGTTTGGATTCCCTACACTTTAGGATGCTCAGAGGAGGGTGGGCATCCTTTCTAAACTCaagaaagttttgttttttatatttttctagtATAAGTAGCTGCTtggctgaacagcagcagaggcttGAAAAGTTGTTGGGACAACGGGAAAGGGCTCTGTTTGCATCACTGCAGTGCCAAGTTCTGGGTTAACCACCCCCTTTTGAGCTGGCCCTGTACATGGGGGCACCTGGAGTCTCCCAGGAAAGCCATTAGCCAGGGACTAAAACACtcaggctgcaggcagaggaatGACAACTGATGGGCAGCAGTAtaacagagaagctgtgtctgccccatccctggaaaaggTCAAGGCTAGGCTGgctggagcttggagcaacctgggacagtggaaggtgtccctgcctatggcaggggtgggatgagctgggctttaaggtcccttccagcccagagcaTTCTAGGATTCTGTTGTTTTTAGTGATGTCAGGTATCCTGCTGCCCTGTGAAGGGAGGAGCCTTGAAGGAGGTATTGGAGTGATACACATGCTTTTAGCATGTGCTGAActgctccccagggcagggacccTGATGCTCTGGCAGCCTTTGGGGTGCAGAGGGAGAAGTTgcaaaaaagggaaatccaTCGAAATTGAGAGAAACTAGGGCAGTGAGGTGTGTGTGGtgtgggcaaggaggagccATAAGATgaggggtttgggttggaagggacctgtcAACTCATCTCATTCCATGAGCATGGACACCCTCCTCTGTCCCAGGCTgtccaagccccagtgtccaacctggccttggacagggatccaggggcagccacagctgctctgggcaccctgtgccagggcctgcccaccctcacaggggagaGGCAGCACAGTAAGAGTGTGTTTGGTGTAAGAAATAGTTCCTATTTGGTACATCAGCACTCGgctgcacagctcctggcaggactgGGTGATGGAGAGGAAGGGGATGTCCCGTTcgtcccagcacagccccatggctggcagcaggaatcTTTCATGATGAACAAGCCCTTACTTTTTATTGCACATAACTGTCAGATTTCCAGGAGACCTCGCAAAATGgatttgcaaaagaaaagaagagatcCCCTCCGCCCCCATTCCTAACTGTTAAATCAATACAATAAGTAATTTAGAAACAGATGGTGTATTTTTCTGTGATCAAACGCATGTCAGCACAAGGAAACACATTATTACTGCAATTTACCTTCCTCCTCTTGCCCTGCAGCCATTAGTCTTTGGGGTTCATTGCAATAAAAGAGGGAATCGCTCCCAATCCAGAGCAGATTTCCTATTAATCTTATGGACCACAAACTACTTTAActtgcccagagctgctgcttcatgCCTGAGCCAAGGAGGAAATAGCTCAGGTTGGAGttggatatttattttcttggctTTCTTTGCATTTGGTGACAGTATGAGGGTATTTTCCCCTTCTACATTTTATGGTGGTTTCTCAGCCTCTTCACCCTTGTGACACCATCCATCGCTTAACGGGATCCTTttcccagggatgctcctgcaAAGGGACCCATGAGTAAGACAATTGTCTCTTATAAtgagggtctggagcaccagggggggctgagggagctcagcctggacgaaaaggaggctcaggtaGCTGGAGATGTCTCCCTAAGCCCAGCAGGATCCTGGATTCCTGGGAAGATGTCTGGAGAGGTGCTGTAAGCACCCTGGGGACCCTGGCTATTTTCCAGTCTGGTTCCATAAAATAGAGGCCACTGCTCATCACAGACCCCAGagtcttggggaaaaaaaacattgcaaTTATTCCCTAACACTTCTAGTTTTCCTAAAATTTCCAATGCTCATTTGTCACAGCAGTGGGTGTTGATCAGAGTGCTGCAACCTTCCCAAAGGAGCATCTTGAAATATACACCTTGGGGACACAGTGCTCCTGCCCAGCAATTTCAGCTCTTGCGAGGTGGGTGATGCAGGAGTGATGGAGTCCTCATTTGGAGTTCCACAGAAAGTCTTTATTTATTAGGTCTGTGCTGTGGAGGGTTCCAGGGACGAGGTAAGCCTCAGGGAAGTCAGACAGAGCAAGGGTTTGTATAGGGATAGAGAGGGAGTGGTACAGAGGCAGGATAAGGGGAAGGGCCAATGGGATACATTGAA
This genomic stretch from Cinclus cinclus chromosome 18, bCinCin1.1, whole genome shotgun sequence harbors:
- the SNTA1 gene encoding alpha-1-syntrophin; translated protein: MAAGRRAPRTGLLELRGPSGQWLRVLLTLAEDVLGVSPADGPGPGPEAPAAQLNGGEPGSAAPEALANIRRTVRVVKQDVGGLGISIKGGRENKMPILISKIFKGLAADQTEALYVGDAILAVNGTDLSEATHDEAVQALKKTGKEVILEVKYMKEISPYFKNSSAGATVSWDPSPAAQQKRSSPLLPSQELRESRSVPLKMCYVSRKCLPADPEHRYLEVCSADGRVALFLRAKDEATAQSWLGAIQANAAALLPRVKEELRAQLAGAGTVAGRDIKHVGWLTEQLPSAGTRNLLAVLTEKELLLYGSLPQSRDALGKPTHSYPLIATRLVHSGPAKGSALYEAERSFALRAGGRLGVQTHLFSLESPRELALWTRLLVDGTHGAAELAQEVSAACTWKGQDCTLTVHIDKGFTISTSEPGLNRTILLQQPFEKLQMSSDDGTKMLYLDFGGPEGEIQLDLHSCPKTIVFIIHSFLSAKVTRLGLLA